From the genome of Maribacter algicola, one region includes:
- a CDS encoding AMP-binding protein — MPDIMVHPNFKIDGKLVSWDGISEIAQSFLKEGVPFKESIGRFILDWISPDDHIHVQTSGSTGNPKKISLLKKHMRNSALATGAYFNLQPGDTCLLCLPCDYIAGKMMLVRALVLGLDIYIAQPSTTPLKQIHTPAKFRFCAMVPMQVQASLDDIERIDTLITGGAALPKETASILAQMRTKCFETYGMTETITHVAIKEITEESDQPFRALPNVYFSLDERECLVVKAPGIASENIVTNDRVALLSDSAFIWLGRHDNVINSGGVKLFPESIEEKLSAFMENPFIIAGMPDERLGQKLVLIIESDSLSTWHLPNLHEINSLEPFERPKDILYLPTFIRTKNGKIQRELTLQKAIINQ; from the coding sequence ATGCCAGATATCATGGTACACCCTAATTTTAAAATCGACGGGAAACTTGTTTCATGGGATGGAATATCGGAAATTGCCCAAAGTTTTTTGAAGGAAGGGGTACCTTTTAAGGAAAGTATAGGTCGGTTTATATTGGACTGGATATCGCCAGATGACCATATCCATGTACAGACTTCAGGTTCTACTGGAAATCCAAAAAAAATCTCCCTTTTAAAGAAACATATGCGAAATAGTGCTTTGGCTACGGGCGCCTATTTCAATTTGCAACCTGGCGATACGTGTTTACTATGCTTGCCCTGCGACTATATTGCCGGTAAAATGATGCTAGTCCGTGCGCTTGTATTGGGATTGGATATTTATATCGCCCAACCAAGTACCACACCCTTGAAGCAAATCCATACACCCGCAAAGTTCCGTTTCTGTGCCATGGTTCCCATGCAGGTCCAAGCCTCGTTGGACGACATTGAGCGAATCGATACCTTGATTACAGGGGGTGCCGCACTACCCAAGGAAACAGCAAGTATCTTGGCCCAAATGCGAACAAAGTGTTTTGAGACCTATGGCATGACGGAGACGATTACCCACGTGGCCATCAAGGAAATAACGGAGGAATCCGATCAACCTTTCCGGGCTTTGCCAAATGTTTATTTTTCATTGGACGAAAGGGAATGCTTAGTGGTAAAAGCGCCTGGAATCGCTTCGGAAAACATAGTGACCAATGATAGGGTAGCATTATTGTCAGACTCGGCATTTATTTGGTTGGGAAGACACGACAATGTCATAAATTCGGGCGGCGTAAAGCTGTTCCCAGAATCCATAGAGGAGAAATTAAGCGCGTTTATGGAAAATCCGTTCATTATTGCGGGAATGCCCGATGAACGCCTAGGACAAAAATTGGTCTTGATTATTGAATCCGATTCCCTGTCCACATGGCATTTACCCAATCTACATGAAATTAATTCGCTTGAGCCTTTTGAGCGACCCAAAGATATCCTGTATCTTCCTACTTTTATAAGAACCAAGAATGGTAAAATTCAAAGAGAATTGACCCTTCAAAAAGCAATTATTAATCAATAA
- a CDS encoding carboxypeptidase-like regulatory domain-containing protein, with protein sequence MKNAKLFTLLLFLLSCSITWAQNLREISGKVSDSSGPLEDVRISIKDKDESTTFSSLYGSYAIKAQTGDILMFTYAGMKTVSIQIEDVTRYINPILYPYVNQLDEVIVESSNRISANVLAQRYFERRNVIQSAYGFIDGDRTAGNILFLEQDEIMPVNLGLANLLQNRFPGVSTGILQNLASGVPVFLM encoded by the coding sequence ATGAAAAACGCTAAGCTTTTTACTTTATTACTGTTTTTGTTGTCGTGTTCAATAACTTGGGCACAAAATCTTAGGGAAATTTCTGGTAAAGTATCGGATAGTTCGGGTCCTTTGGAAGATGTTAGGATAAGCATCAAGGATAAGGACGAATCCACAACATTTTCAAGTTTGTACGGGAGCTATGCCATAAAGGCTCAAACTGGTGACATACTCATGTTTACATACGCAGGAATGAAGACCGTTAGTATTCAAATTGAGGATGTTACCCGTTATATCAATCCTATCTTGTATCCATATGTAAATCAATTGGATGAGGTAATAGTGGAAAGCAGTAACAGAATATCCGCAAATGTGCTGGCCCAACGATATTTTGAGCGCAGAAATGTTATCCAAAGTGCCTACGGTTTTATAGATGGGGATAGGACCGCAGGAAACATTCTATTTTTGGAGCAAGATGAAATCATGCCGGTAAACCTTGGGTTGGCAAATCTTTTGCAAAACAGGTTTCCTGGAGTTTCAACGGGTATTTTACAAAATCTTGCAAGCGGGGTGCCCGTATTTTTGATGTGA
- the ettA gene encoding energy-dependent translational throttle protein EttA — MSDDKKVIFSMSGVTKTYKTANTPVLKDIYLSFFYGAKIGILGLNGSGKSTLLKIIAGKDKNFQGDVVFSPGYNVGYLEQEPELDENKTVLEVVKEGVAETVAILDEYNKINDMFGLPEVYEDADKMQKLMDKQAALQDKIDASNAWELDTKLEIAMDALRTPEGDKKISVLSGGERRRVALCRLLLQEPEILLLDEPTNHLDAESVHWLEHHLAQYKGTVIAVTHDRYFLDNVAGWILELDRGEGIPWKGNYSSWLDQKSKRLAQESKTASKRQKTLERELEWVRQGVKGRQTKQKARLNNYDKLMSQDQKQLDEKLEIYIPNGPRLGTNVIEAKGVSKAYGDKLLYEDLNFKLPQAGIVGIIGPNGAGKTTIFRMIMGEENPDKGEFVVGDTAKIAYVDQSHSNIDPEKSIWQNFSDEQELIMMGGRQVNSRAYLSRFNFSGSEQNKKVSMLSGGERNRLHLAMTLKEEGNVLLLDEPTNDLDVNTLRALEEGLENFAGCAVVISHDRWFLDRICTHILAFEGNSQVYFFEGSFSDYEENKKKRLGGDLMPKRIKYKKLIR, encoded by the coding sequence ATGTCAGACGATAAGAAGGTCATTTTTTCCATGTCCGGTGTCACAAAGACCTACAAAACGGCGAATACCCCTGTTTTAAAGGATATCTATTTAAGCTTCTTTTATGGTGCCAAAATTGGCATCCTTGGACTTAATGGTTCGGGTAAATCTACCTTGTTAAAAATCATTGCGGGAAAGGATAAAAATTTTCAAGGTGATGTGGTTTTCTCACCAGGATACAATGTGGGATATTTGGAACAGGAACCTGAACTAGATGAAAATAAAACGGTTCTGGAAGTTGTAAAGGAAGGGGTTGCCGAAACCGTGGCGATACTGGACGAGTATAACAAAATCAACGATATGTTTGGGCTGCCGGAAGTTTATGAGGATGCGGACAAGATGCAGAAGTTGATGGACAAGCAGGCCGCGCTTCAGGATAAAATCGATGCTTCCAACGCTTGGGAATTGGATACCAAACTGGAAATTGCCATGGATGCCTTGAGAACTCCGGAAGGTGATAAAAAGATATCGGTATTATCCGGAGGGGAAAGACGAAGAGTGGCCCTATGTCGTCTATTATTACAAGAACCCGAAATTCTCTTGTTGGATGAGCCTACCAACCATTTGGATGCGGAGTCCGTTCATTGGTTGGAACATCATTTGGCACAATACAAGGGCACGGTCATAGCCGTTACGCACGATCGCTATTTCTTGGATAATGTTGCGGGTTGGATTTTGGAATTGGACAGGGGGGAAGGTATCCCTTGGAAGGGTAATTATTCTTCATGGTTAGATCAAAAATCAAAACGACTGGCCCAAGAAAGCAAAACCGCATCCAAGCGGCAAAAAACCTTGGAACGTGAGTTGGAGTGGGTGAGACAAGGTGTAAAAGGAAGACAGACCAAGCAAAAAGCCCGACTTAATAATTACGACAAGTTGATGAGCCAGGACCAAAAGCAATTGGACGAAAAGCTGGAAATCTATATTCCAAATGGTCCCCGTTTGGGAACCAATGTGATTGAGGCAAAAGGGGTAAGCAAGGCATATGGAGACAAACTGTTGTATGAAGATTTGAACTTTAAGCTGCCACAAGCGGGTATTGTTGGCATTATTGGTCCAAATGGAGCGGGTAAAACAACCATCTTTAGGATGATCATGGGTGAGGAAAATCCCGATAAGGGCGAATTTGTAGTAGGAGACACTGCAAAGATTGCCTATGTGGATCAGAGCCATTCCAATATAGACCCTGAAAAGTCCATTTGGCAAAATTTCAGTGACGAGCAGGAATTGATCATGATGGGGGGAAGACAAGTGAATTCCAGGGCCTATTTAAGTCGGTTCAACTTTTCCGGAAGTGAGCAGAACAAAAAGGTTAGCATGTTGTCCGGTGGGGAACGAAACAGACTCCATTTGGCGATGACCTTGAAAGAAGAAGGGAATGTCTTGTTGTTGGATGAGCCAACGAACGATTTGGATGTAAATACACTCCGGGCCTTGGAGGAAGGTTTGGAGAATTTTGCCGGTTGTGCCGTGGTGATTTCGCACGATAGATGGTTCTTGGACCGTATCTGTACCCACATCTTAGCTTTTGAAGGAAACTCACAGGTTTATTTCTTTGAAGGCTCTTTCTCGGATTACGAGGAAAACAAAAAGAAACGCTTAGGAGGCGATTTGATGCCGAAACGAATCAAGTATAAGAAGTTGATCCGATAA
- a CDS encoding CAL67264 family membrane protein, with protein sequence MGMNKNTVLAWATFIMILVGLILIGLGAFRYNEVAGWGFASVGIGFFAIAWVFNALKGRV encoded by the coding sequence ATGGGAATGAATAAGAACACTGTTTTGGCTTGGGCCACATTTATTATGATTTTGGTCGGACTTATTTTAATAGGCCTTGGTGCTTTTCGATATAACGAAGTTGCAGGTTGGGGATTTGCCTCGGTAGGTATTGGATTTTTCGCTATTGCCTGGGTGTTCAATGCCCTAAAGGGCAGGGTTTAA
- a CDS encoding Gfo/Idh/MocA family protein, with the protein MIRWGIVGAGKIAHAFSKDLALVSSGKLMAVGSRNMDKAREFADVYGAPHAFGSYWDLFKSDTIDVVYIATPHTRHAELAIMAMEAGKHVLCEKPLGVNKGEVELMVAAASKNKVFLMEALWSRFNPTIREVKKIIDSGEIGEVGHLYSDFAFYAMDRVEDGRVLNPELAGGSLLDIGIYPIFLSYLILGMPTDLIAKVHFHQTGVEKQCSMIFDYPKAQALLYSGLTSNTDMRSEISGSAGSIYINPRWHEATSYTLFKVGETKTKELPKIGKGYGHEIEEVHHCLKSGKLESDLWSHQNSLDLIYLLDTVRSKTGIKFPFEQ; encoded by the coding sequence ATGATTAGATGGGGCATAGTAGGTGCTGGTAAAATAGCACACGCTTTTTCAAAGGATTTAGCATTGGTTTCAAGTGGTAAACTAATGGCGGTTGGTTCTAGGAATATGGACAAGGCCAGAGAATTTGCGGATGTTTATGGTGCTCCTCATGCTTTTGGCAGTTATTGGGATTTGTTCAAGAGTGATACCATAGATGTAGTTTATATTGCCACTCCCCATACACGGCATGCGGAATTGGCCATTATGGCCATGGAGGCCGGGAAGCATGTGCTGTGCGAAAAACCTTTGGGAGTGAATAAAGGCGAGGTTGAACTCATGGTGGCAGCGGCAAGTAAGAACAAGGTTTTTTTGATGGAAGCCCTTTGGTCACGATTCAACCCTACTATAAGGGAAGTAAAAAAAATCATAGATTCTGGTGAAATTGGAGAAGTAGGACATTTGTATTCCGATTTTGCTTTTTACGCAATGGATAGGGTGGAGGATGGCCGAGTTTTAAATCCGGAACTTGCAGGGGGATCGCTATTGGATATTGGGATTTACCCAATTTTTCTGTCTTATTTGATTTTAGGAATGCCTACGGATTTGATTGCCAAGGTGCATTTCCACCAGACCGGGGTGGAAAAACAGTGCAGTATGATCTTTGATTATCCAAAAGCACAAGCACTGCTGTACAGCGGACTTACATCGAATACGGATATGCGCAGTGAGATTTCAGGTAGTGCTGGAAGTATCTATATTAACCCTAGATGGCATGAGGCTACCAGTTATACGTTGTTCAAGGTTGGGGAAACAAAGACCAAAGAATTACCTAAAATAGGTAAGGGATACGGACATGAAATCGAAGAAGTACATCATTGTTTGAAATCGGGTAAATTGGAAAGTGACTTATGGAGCCATCAAAATAGTTTGGATTTAATTTATCTATTGGATACGGTCCGATCAAAAACAGGTATAAAATTTCCATTTGAGCAATAA
- a CDS encoding carboxypeptidase-like regulatory domain-containing protein yields MKKLFLFFCLIPLMSFAQQVDSKIVKGIVKDNSAPMANVAITTSATQNSVYTDKDGKYNIETVSGETLTFSYTGMESVEIMVEDVTRILNITMYPKIEQLEEVTVIKSGRKSQEDLQKEYATNKRLIKTAYGILDADRAPGRVMMLNENDIMPIGICILDVVRNEFPGIIVNGDCFNGGSIVIRGVGSITFDAAAIYDIDGQIFTNTPIWVDVNNIKRLAILNNFATATKYGGLASGGVVVINTVSGTQYPKTIMDQARLRNNFYDNGAVSQRSLMKNAPEYLKELHASTTDDAAETIFGNYLSKYSGSYYFLVDSYRFFMERGNETFAEALIRENFDRFNENPVALKSLAYVHDSFQEYGKANELYKEVFILRPHYAQSYLDLAKSYRHIGDYQKAMGLHTRYEYLLENGFMSDEQGEFSNLMDRELNNLIALKGGDLISKKNLRKYALEDDFKGTRLVFEWADSEAEFDLQFVNPENQYFKWQHSLKDDADRIRDEKKVGYSVTEYLIDDSLPGTWKVNLNYLGNKSLTPTYLKATVYHNYGSASQRMETKVFKLSTRDVNQELFTLRIASGIVSR; encoded by the coding sequence ATGAAAAAACTGTTTCTTTTTTTCTGCCTCATTCCATTGATGTCATTTGCACAACAAGTGGATTCGAAAATTGTTAAGGGAATTGTGAAAGATAATTCCGCTCCAATGGCAAACGTTGCCATAACGACATCTGCTACTCAAAACTCGGTTTACACGGATAAGGACGGTAAGTACAATATAGAGACAGTTTCGGGTGAGACCCTAACGTTCTCCTATACGGGCATGGAATCCGTTGAAATCATGGTCGAGGATGTAACACGTATCCTGAACATAACCATGTATCCAAAAATAGAGCAGCTTGAGGAGGTGACGGTCATTAAAAGCGGTCGGAAATCACAAGAAGACTTACAAAAGGAATATGCTACTAACAAACGTTTAATTAAGACGGCTTATGGAATCTTGGATGCAGATAGGGCTCCAGGGCGTGTCATGATGCTTAATGAAAATGATATTATGCCTATAGGAATCTGTATCCTGGATGTAGTTAGAAACGAATTTCCAGGTATTATTGTAAATGGAGACTGTTTTAATGGCGGAAGTATTGTGATACGGGGTGTAGGGTCAATAACATTTGATGCGGCGGCAATCTATGATATAGATGGGCAAATTTTCACCAACACCCCAATTTGGGTGGACGTGAACAACATCAAGAGGCTGGCCATCCTCAACAATTTCGCCACGGCTACAAAATATGGCGGACTTGCTTCCGGCGGGGTAGTCGTCATCAACACGGTATCCGGTACTCAGTATCCCAAAACCATAATGGACCAGGCTAGGCTGCGCAACAACTTTTATGATAACGGAGCGGTAAGCCAGCGAAGTCTTATGAAAAACGCTCCGGAATACCTTAAGGAGCTCCATGCCAGCACGACCGATGATGCGGCAGAAACAATCTTTGGGAACTACCTTTCCAAATATTCCGGGTCATACTATTTTTTGGTGGATAGTTACCGGTTCTTCATGGAGCGTGGTAACGAAACCTTTGCGGAAGCATTAATTCGGGAGAATTTTGACCGCTTCAACGAGAACCCCGTGGCCCTGAAGTCCCTTGCCTATGTCCATGACAGTTTCCAGGAATATGGAAAGGCCAATGAACTATATAAGGAAGTTTTCATATTAAGGCCGCATTATGCACAGTCCTACCTTGATTTGGCGAAGAGCTACAGACATATTGGCGACTATCAAAAGGCGATGGGGCTTCACACACGCTATGAATACCTGTTGGAAAACGGCTTCATGAGCGATGAGCAAGGGGAATTTTCGAATTTAATGGATAGGGAGCTGAATAACCTCATCGCCCTAAAGGGCGGAGATTTGATTTCCAAGAAAAACCTAAGGAAGTATGCCCTGGAGGATGATTTCAAGGGAACGCGCCTGGTTTTCGAGTGGGCGGATAGCGAGGCGGAGTTCGACCTTCAGTTCGTGAACCCTGAGAACCAATACTTCAAGTGGCAACACAGCCTTAAGGACGATGCCGATCGCATAAGGGACGAAAAGAAGGTGGGCTATTCCGTTACGGAATACCTGATAGACGATTCATTACCTGGTACCTGGAAGGTGAACCTGAACTATTTGGGCAACAAGAGCTTGACTCCTACCTATCTGAAGGCGACGGTATACCATAATTATGGCAGTGCCTCCCAACGTATGGAAACAAAGGTGTTCAAGTTGTCGACAAGGGACGTGAACCAGGAATTGTTTACCCTAAGGATTGCCTCTGGGATTGTATCCAGGTGA
- a CDS encoding acyl-CoA carboxylase subunit beta, protein MDLKFNQNEDKNKLLLSELRRKLAHVHLGGGKEKIAKQHNQGKLTARERIDYLLDPRSEHIEIGAFAGEGMYEEHGGCPSGGVVVKIGYVKKRLCIVVANDATVKAGAWFPITAKKNLRAQEIAIENKLPIIYLVDSAGVYLPMQDEIFPDKEHFGRIFRNNAIMSSMGITQIAAVMGSCVAGGAYLPIMSDEALIIDKTGSIFLAGSYLVKAAIGESIDNETLGGATTHCEISGVTDYKSKDDKDALDTIKNIMDKIGDFPVAGFNRSKPAKPKENPEDIYGILPGSRTEQYDMMEIIKRLVDDSEFEPYKDGYGQTIITGYARIDGWAVGIVANQRKVVKTKKGEMQFGGVIYSDSADKATRFIANCNQKKIPLVFLQDVTGFMVGSKSEHGGIIKDGAKMVNAVSNSVVPKFTVVIGNSYGAGNYAMCGKAYDPRLIVAWPSAELAVMSGNSAAKVLLQIETASLKKKGETITEKEEKALFDKIKQRYDNQVSPYYAASRLWTDAVIDPMDTRKWISMGIEAANHAPIEKPFNMGVLQV, encoded by the coding sequence ATGGATTTGAAATTCAATCAGAACGAAGACAAAAATAAACTGCTTTTATCCGAATTACGCAGAAAGCTCGCGCATGTACATCTTGGCGGAGGTAAGGAAAAAATTGCCAAACAGCACAATCAAGGAAAATTGACGGCCAGGGAACGTATAGATTATCTCCTGGACCCAAGATCTGAACACATTGAAATTGGAGCATTTGCGGGCGAGGGAATGTATGAGGAACACGGCGGTTGCCCATCAGGTGGGGTGGTCGTTAAAATAGGGTATGTCAAAAAAAGGCTTTGTATCGTCGTAGCTAATGACGCCACTGTAAAAGCAGGCGCATGGTTTCCCATAACGGCTAAAAAGAATTTAAGGGCACAGGAAATCGCCATTGAAAATAAACTTCCAATAATCTACTTGGTGGATAGCGCAGGTGTCTATCTACCCATGCAGGATGAGATTTTTCCGGACAAGGAGCATTTTGGCCGAATTTTTAGGAACAATGCCATCATGAGCAGTATGGGCATCACCCAAATCGCGGCCGTTATGGGAAGCTGTGTGGCCGGTGGGGCCTATTTGCCAATTATGAGCGATGAAGCCTTAATTATTGACAAAACAGGCAGTATTTTTCTTGCAGGGAGCTACTTGGTAAAGGCTGCTATAGGGGAAAGTATAGACAACGAAACCCTTGGTGGTGCCACCACGCACTGTGAAATTAGCGGTGTAACCGATTATAAATCTAAAGACGACAAAGATGCTCTTGATACCATCAAGAACATTATGGACAAGATTGGGGATTTCCCAGTGGCCGGATTCAATCGTTCCAAGCCGGCCAAGCCAAAAGAGAACCCAGAAGATATCTATGGAATATTGCCCGGTTCAAGGACCGAGCAATATGATATGATGGAAATCATCAAAAGGTTGGTGGACGATTCTGAATTTGAACCTTACAAAGATGGTTACGGTCAAACCATAATTACAGGGTACGCCCGGATCGACGGCTGGGCCGTTGGCATTGTTGCCAACCAACGAAAAGTAGTCAAGACCAAAAAGGGTGAAATGCAATTTGGAGGAGTGATTTATTCCGATTCGGCCGATAAAGCCACCCGATTCATTGCCAACTGTAACCAGAAAAAAATTCCTTTGGTCTTTTTGCAGGACGTTACCGGATTTATGGTTGGTAGCAAGAGTGAGCACGGAGGCATTATAAAAGACGGGGCAAAAATGGTCAATGCCGTGAGTAATTCCGTCGTGCCAAAATTCACGGTAGTCATTGGAAACAGTTATGGTGCCGGTAATTATGCCATGTGTGGGAAGGCCTATGACCCAAGATTGATCGTTGCTTGGCCCAGTGCGGAACTGGCGGTAATGAGCGGTAATTCGGCCGCTAAGGTATTGCTACAAATTGAAACCGCCTCGCTAAAAAAGAAAGGGGAAACCATCACCGAAAAAGAGGAGAAAGCGCTCTTTGATAAAATAAAACAGCGATACGACAATCAGGTTTCGCCCTATTATGCAGCCTCCCGTCTTTGGACCGATGCCGTCATTGACCCTATGGATACAAGAAAATGGATTTCCATGGGCATTGAGGCAGCAAATCATGCGCCTATTGAAAAACCATTTAATATGGGGGTTTTGCAGGTTTAA
- a CDS encoding M24 family metallopeptidase: protein MRSILFLLVLTFCTTIKAQHILSEKERATVIDELLDERFNNLLPKLMDDANIDMWVVISREYNEDPVLRTMLPATWLNARRRTILLFYRDKANNTIEKLAVARYNVGKNIESAWEKEKQPDQWKRLMELITERNPKKIGLNYSKDHNIADGLDKTDYDAFMANLPKKFHSKVVSAEQLAVRWIETRTEREMVIYNQLVDITHDIIAEAFSEKVITPGITTTSDVVWWMRQKVTDLGLETWFHPTVDVQRTNNTGENSEFYSFSSKPDEMVILPGDLLHCDFGITYLRLNTDCQELAYVLKPEEKQAPEFLVNGLKDGNRVQDFLTQNMIAGRTGNEILAKSLSEAKAAGLRPSIYTHPLGMYGHSAGTTIGMWDSQGGVMKDDGENYPLNPNTVYAIELNTTITIPEWKRDIRIMLEEAGFYGEDGFRYVNGRQTELLLIPRVKGHQGN from the coding sequence ATGAGAAGCATTCTGTTCCTTTTGGTGTTGACTTTTTGTACAACTATCAAGGCACAACACATTTTATCCGAAAAAGAAAGGGCTACAGTAATCGATGAATTGCTCGATGAGCGATTTAATAATCTTTTGCCCAAGTTAATGGACGATGCCAACATTGATATGTGGGTGGTCATCTCAAGGGAATACAACGAGGATCCTGTTCTTCGTACCATGTTGCCGGCTACTTGGCTAAATGCCAGAAGAAGGACCATTCTACTGTTCTATAGGGATAAAGCCAATAATACAATTGAAAAACTGGCGGTTGCCCGATACAATGTGGGAAAGAATATTGAGTCGGCCTGGGAAAAGGAGAAGCAACCGGACCAATGGAAACGATTGATGGAATTGATTACGGAACGAAACCCGAAGAAAATTGGGCTCAACTATTCCAAGGACCATAATATTGCAGACGGACTCGATAAAACCGATTATGATGCCTTTATGGCCAACTTGCCAAAGAAGTTTCATTCAAAAGTAGTATCCGCGGAACAATTGGCCGTACGATGGATAGAAACAAGGACTGAAAGGGAAATGGTTATTTACAATCAGTTGGTAGATATTACCCACGATATCATCGCGGAAGCCTTTTCTGAAAAAGTGATTACTCCGGGCATAACCACGACTTCCGATGTTGTTTGGTGGATGCGCCAAAAGGTTACCGATCTAGGTTTGGAGACATGGTTTCATCCTACGGTAGACGTACAAAGGACCAATAACACAGGTGAAAATTCTGAATTTTATTCGTTTTCCAGTAAGCCGGACGAGATGGTCATCCTTCCAGGGGATTTGTTGCATTGTGATTTTGGGATTACCTATTTACGGTTGAATACGGATTGTCAAGAATTGGCCTATGTATTAAAACCGGAAGAAAAACAAGCTCCAGAGTTTTTGGTGAATGGTTTAAAGGATGGCAATAGGGTACAGGATTTCCTGACCCAAAATATGATTGCCGGGAGAACCGGGAACGAGATTTTGGCCAAATCATTGAGTGAAGCCAAGGCCGCCGGATTAAGACCATCCATTTATACACATCCTTTGGGAATGTATGGGCATTCGGCCGGTACAACTATAGGAATGTGGGATTCCCAAGGAGGTGTGATGAAAGACGATGGGGAAAACTATCCGTTAAATCCCAATACCGTATATGCGATTGAATTGAATACTACCATTACGATTCCAGAATGGAAACGGGATATTCGCATCATGTTGGAGGAAGCAGGATTCTATGGAGAGGATGGCTTCAGATATGTAAATGGAAGACAAACCGAATTGTTATTGATTCCTAGGGTGAAGGGACATCAGGGGAATTGA
- a CDS encoding carboxypeptidase-like regulatory domain-containing protein translates to MSLILFFALYYAGFAQRDYKGQTVDAKTGEPVPYVNIGILDKGVGTVSDENGIFHLPLETSKYGNGDYIQISCLGYETIRIPVSKMEFEYNEYPKLILNPAEISLDEVEVTNTTLVPIKEYIGYQNNGSPSLGYWKDNVALGGELATKIRTSKGPRQLNSLEFEVWSNPSDSILVRINVYDSDGPLGRPLTNLNKSGKDILKTLTKGRGFNDVDLEPYNIYVNDDFYISLELLKVYGYSEIELVLAASDSDYGSYRKYTSQDK, encoded by the coding sequence TTGTCCCTTATACTTTTTTTCGCTCTGTATTATGCAGGTTTTGCGCAAAGAGATTACAAGGGACAAACTGTTGATGCAAAAACTGGAGAACCTGTTCCTTATGTGAATATTGGTATTTTGGATAAGGGCGTAGGTACTGTATCGGATGAAAATGGGATTTTTCATCTTCCCTTGGAGACTTCAAAATATGGTAATGGGGATTACATCCAAATATCTTGTTTGGGTTATGAAACAATTCGGATACCAGTTTCAAAAATGGAGTTTGAATACAACGAATATCCAAAACTAATCTTGAATCCAGCAGAAATTAGTTTGGATGAGGTTGAGGTAACAAATACTACCTTGGTTCCAATAAAGGAATATATTGGCTATCAAAACAACGGTTCTCCAAGTTTGGGTTATTGGAAGGACAATGTGGCACTGGGAGGGGAATTGGCCACTAAAATTAGAACTTCAAAAGGACCGAGGCAATTGAATTCCCTTGAATTTGAAGTATGGAGTAATCCATCCGATAGTATATTGGTCCGGATCAATGTCTACGATAGTGACGGACCTTTAGGAAGACCGCTTACCAACCTGAACAAATCCGGTAAGGATATCCTAAAGACACTTACAAAAGGTAGGGGGTTCAATGATGTGGATTTAGAGCCTTACAATATCTATGTAAACGATGACTTTTACATATCGCTGGAACTATTAAAAGTATATGGCTACAGTGAAATTGAATTGGTTCTTGCCGCTTCAGACAGTGATTATGGTTCCTATCGGAAATATACCAGTCAGGACAAGTAG